From one Dysidea avara chromosome 9, odDysAvar1.4, whole genome shotgun sequence genomic stretch:
- the LOC136265505 gene encoding uncharacterized protein, which translates to MDTETWNTIDVYCRPVGVAYRGDEIVGFCAVNDSVPIPCVSYFKVSMRDGVWTDISRRGLCSYSLSTTNLTNPVILQYVSQIGHSVKLYIAEQGTSTLHEIDLGEQESETYDYGDHDLKIDRLVPAIANNGSFIGIRIELSTNDFLNGVVHSYFSSTTQSFSQSVISTETVAFNSYNLTYLVSFTANLRTLIVFEGGTTRQYSLVSTVDDPSKCKNMIGPDTHYLICLAQGSHGVMLINVTKFHSDEENISQIVPTGNIQVIHIEVMNDKMFHLLNRQQEITFYVIVGPHVVPLETLTVRNTGFRIINSASNISCVDHMHGSISESNSDSGWETAGLIVGSVVVTAIVAVSVIIILCVYYFIAKHCKATQDPSPCIAQPTKVPVADGKRDIESDNLQQPAANNEPLQLVNFNEEPSAQGFRQQHNNTTELPEDFPETFQLMDPVQASDNDTSIPPPTSTRPKPDGQL; encoded by the coding sequence ATGGACACTGAGACCTGGAATACAATTGATGTCTACTGTCGACCAGTGGGCGTGGCTTACCGAGGAGACGAAATAGTTGGATTCTGTGCAGTGAACGACAGTGTGCCGATCCCTTGCGTGTCTTACTTTAAAGTCTCCATGCGTGATGGAGTATGGACTGATATTTCAAGACGTGGTTTGTGTAGTTACAGCTTGTCTACAACTAATCTGACCAACCCAGTGATCTTACAGTATGTCAGTCAGATTGGGCATTCAGTGAAACTGTACATTGCTGAACAAGGGACCAGCACATTACATGAAATAGACCTGGGTGAACAGGAATCTGAAACGTATGATTATGGAGACCACGATCTGAAGATTGACCGTCTTGTGCCAGCAATTGCTAACAATGGATCCTTTATTGGAATTCGAATAGAATTATCTACTAATGATTTTCTAAATGGAGTTGTCCACTCATACTTTTCATCTACTACACAAAGTTTTTCACAAAGTGTTATTTCAACTGAAACAGTTGCATTTAACTCGTACAATCTTACCTACCTCGTATCCTTTACTGCTAACCTCAGAACATTGATCGTATTCGAAGGTGGGACAACAAGACAATACTCACTAGTCAGTACTGTAGATGATCCTAGTAAATGCAAGAACATGATTGGACCAGATACTCATTATTTAATCTGTCTTGCACAAGGTAGCCATGGTGTTATGCTTATTAATGTTACCAAATTCCATTCAGATGAGGAAAACATTAGCCAAATCGTACCAACTGGCAATATACAAGTCATCCATATAGAAGTAATGAATGATAAAATGTTTCACTTGCTTAACAGGCAGCAGGAAATTACATTTTATGTCATTGTGGGACCACACGTCGTACCACTAGAAACACTAACAGTTCGCAATACAGGGTTCAGGATTATCAACTCTGCTAGTAACATAAGTTGTGTTGACCATATGCATGGTTCAATCAGTGAATCAAACAGTGATAGTGGCTGGGAAACTGCAGGTTTAATAGTTGGTAGTGTTGTGGTAACTGCAATAGTtgctgttagtgttataattattcTTTGTGTCTACTATTTTATTGCAAAGCACTGTAAAGCTACTCAAGATCCAAGTCCATGCATAGCTCAGCCTACAAAAGTACCTGTTGCAGATGGAAAACGGGATATTGAAAGTGATAATCTACAACAACCAGCTGCAAATAATGAACCCCTACAATTGGTGAATTTTAATGAAGAACCCTCAGCACAAGGTTTCAGGCAACAACATAATAACACTACAGAATTACCTGAAGACTTTCCAGAAACTTTTCAACTCATGGATCCAGTACAGGCTTCAGACAATGATACATCTATACCTCCACCAACTTCAACTAGACCAAAGCCTGATGGACAACTTTAA